One window of the Lathamus discolor isolate bLatDis1 chromosome W, bLatDis1.hap1, whole genome shotgun sequence genome contains the following:
- the LOC136004253 gene encoding junctophilin-3 isoform X2, with protein MSSGGRFNFDDGGSYCGGWEDGKAHGHGICTGPKGQGEYSGSWSHGFEVLGVYTWPSGNTYQGTWAQGKRHGIGMESKGKWVYKGEWTHGFKGRYGVRECTGNGAKYEGTWSNGLQDGYGTETYSDGGPLTPGPRQRQL; from the coding sequence ATGTCCAGTGGGGGAAGGTTTAATTTTGACGATGGAGGGTCGTACTGTGGAGGCTGGGAGGATGGAAAGGCTCATGGCCACGGAATCTGTACTGGCCCAAAGGGTCAAGGTGAATATTCAGGGTCCTGGAGTCACGGCTTTGAGGTGCTGGGGGTCTACACTTGGCCCAGTGGCAACACTTACCAGGGCACCTGGGCGCAGGGCAAGCGCCATGGCATTGGCATGGAGAGCAAGGGGAAGTGGGTATACAAAGGAGAGTGGACCCATGGATTTAAGGGACGGTATGGGGTCCGAGAATGCACTGGAAATGGGGCCAAGTATGAAGGCACCTGGAGCAATGGATTACAGGATGGATATGGGACAGAGACCTACTCGGATGGAG